From the Gadus chalcogrammus isolate NIFS_2021 chromosome 15, NIFS_Gcha_1.0, whole genome shotgun sequence genome, one window contains:
- the wu:fj16a03 gene encoding uncharacterized protein wu:fj16a03, with product MKAYLLLLLLLPVCLADFTIQCYGEDHLMVRNQVLSCSSRTQQACYTRVTGEKGCARLDLCERQGWKCCFTSLCNA from the exons ATGAAGGCCTACCTGCTGTTACTGCTCCTGCTCCCGGTCTGcctgg CTGACTTCACGATCCAGTGCTATGGAGAAGACCACCTGATGGTCCGGAACCAGGTcctgagctgcagcagcagaaccCAGCAGGCCTGCTACACCCGGG tgaccGGAGAGAAGGGCTGTGCTCGTCTGGACCTGTGTGAGCGTCAGGGCTGGAAGTGCTGCTTCACCAGCCTCTGCAACGCCTGA